The region CGACATGGGCGCGGTGGAAGTCCCCCGACCGATCCTGGGACGTGGCCTGGTAGGTGCCTACTACGACAACCCTGATTTTACGGCGCTCAAACGCACCCGCGTCGATCCGACGGTCAACTTCGACTGGGGGTATGGGTCGCCGGATGCGGCGCTGGAGACGTCGACGTTCTCGGTGCGGTGGAGCGGGCAGGTGCTGCCACGCTACAGCGAGATCTACACCTTCGTCACGCACAACGACGACGGCGTGCGGCTGTGGGTCAACGACCAACTGCTGATCGACGACTGGCGCGACCATGCGGTGAGCGAGCACCAGGGCACGATTCGGCTTCAGGCCGGCGTGCCGGTTAGCATTCGGTTGGAGTACTATGAGAACCACGGCAACGCGGTGGTGCGCCTGCTGTGGGCCAGTCCGTCTCAGCCCAGGCAACTCATTCCCGCCAGCCAGCTTATCCCCGCCCCTGGCCTGATCGGCAGCTACTACGATAACCGCGACTTTACGAATCTTAAGCTGACGCGGCTCGATCCGACGGTGAACTTCGACTGGGGGTATGGGTCGCCGGATGCGGCGCTGGAGACGTCGACGTTCTCGGTGCGGTGGAGCGGGCAGGTGCTGCCGCGCTACAGCGAGCTGTACACCTTCGTGACGTACAACGACGACGGCGTGCGGCTGTGGGTCAACGACCAACTGCTGATCGACGACTGGCGCGACCATGCGGTGACGGAGCACCAGGGGACGATTCGGCTTCAGGCCGGCGTGCCGGTCAGCATTCGGTTGGAGTACTATGAGAACCACGGCAACGCGGCGGCGCGGCTGCTCTGGGCCAGTCCGTCTCAGCCCAGGCAGCTCATTCCCGCCAGCCAGCTCCTGCCCCCCTCGTAGCTAGCTCAGGTTCCAAGCGGAGGTCGTGGTAGCGAGGCTGCCACGACCTTCCTGACCACATGGCGTGCGCTCCCTCGTCCGACGGGAGGACGGTGTTCAGGTCACAGGAGCACCAGCGCGTCTTGGTGGGAGCGGTGCAGCGCCGTGGGCACATCGTGGACATGGTGCCGATCAGCGGGAACGGCGGCACTGCCGCTCGCTGCGTGCGGAACGGTTCCGCCTGTCCCCCAGACGCATGACTTAAGGACTGCAAGATTCTGCGACATTCACGCCTTATCTACCTATGACGGTTGTCCTGCTTTTCGCTCGCCTGAACAATCTTTTACATGGTTGCTTTACCAGCGTTGACATGAAAAGCGGCAGCCATTCACCGGAACCCAACAACAACGCACGCGGGTATGTGGTACGACCGTGCTCGCCTGATCACGTGGCTCGTGGGCGGCACCGACCTGCCATAGACCCCACGTTCCGCATCCTCGACGTGTGATCACGCTCTTAAGAAGGGGGGCTGAGTACACCTGCCGGTCGGTTCGGATTCCTTGCCATCGTCTGTCGTCATTGCCGTGCTCTCTGTCTCGGGTTGCATGACGGCTACGTCAAGCGATTCACAGCAGATAGGTTCGGCCTAACACGTCGCTGATCAGCCTGTCTTGCGCGTATGCGGGCGGTCAGTCGTTTCTGGGAGGTCAGCTATGGTCCGTCGCTTACGGTTCGTCGCCGGAGTCGTCGCACTCCTCGGCCTGTTCGCAGGAAATGTGTATGTCGCCCGTGCCCATAACTGGGGCAACTGGCACTGGCACAAGAGCGGTTCGCAGATCGTGATCCAGCAGTATCAGTATGGCAGCACGGTTTCGCTCATCGAGGCCGCGCGCCAGAACGGCTGGAACACCATCGGGATTTTGTATAACTATGCCGTGAACTACCATACCGACGTGAGCGTGTATGACGGCAACTACGGTGCAACCGGCTGGGGTGGCTTAGCTACGATCGAAAGCTATAGCGGCGACCATATCCTGCACGGTCACGCGACGCTGAACCTGTACTATGGTGGCAGCAACCTGTGGAAGCAGGGCGTCTACTGCCAGGAAGTCTTCCACACCTACGGCTTCGACCACAGCAACACCGGCGACTGCATGGGGCTGGGCTACTATTCAAGCACCACTTACTACTACGGTCCGCACAACAACAGTGACTTCTACAACCGCTATCGCTATCACTAAGCGGATGGCCTGAACGTCACGACGGAGGTTGGGAGCATTTGTTGATTAAGGAGACAGCACTATGAAGACGCGAATCGGTTGGGCGCTCGGAGCCGTGCTTGCACTGGCGTTGGTTGGACAACTGGTGGCCTATCGCGCGATGGGTTCAGCGCCTACGGCCCATGCGAGCTGGATCTTCGAGGCCAAGACCTTTGGGGAAGCACGCCAAAAAGCACAGGCGATCGTGCTGGCGGACGTGATCGCCGTGGAGCAGGGCGACGATCTGGTGGTGAAGGTTCCGGCTGAGCCGAATGGCGAGGCGCGCTATCCCACGCAGCGGGTCAGCCTGCGCGTGATCAAGGGCTATCAGGGCGCGGCCAAAGCGGATGCGGTGATCACGCTCTTCCAGACGGGCGGCAGCATGCCTGACGTGGAGCAGACGGTCAACGGCAAGGCGCTGCCCTCCACGGCCCAGGTGCTTATTCTCGAAGGCGATCCGCTCTATCAGGTCGGCGAACGCTATCTGCTGCTGCTCGAGCCGGGTCCGCGCGCGATGCTGCGGACCATCTCGCCGGAGGGCCGCTACCGGGTCGGCGGCAATGGCACCCTGACGGCGATGGTCGATAAGGAGGCCACGCGCGAAGTCCACGGCAAGTCCCTGGCGCACGTCGAGAAGCTGCTGGTCGCCGGCCGGTAATCATCATTCCCTTCACCGGACGCATACGACCTCCTGGACAATGGCTCCAGGAGGTCGTATGGTCGTGCGGACGGTAGTGCCGCGAGGACGACAGGCGCAACGCTGCATTGATCGTGCCGCAGTGCCGACACAAGCGGCTTGACGGATCGAATCGATCCATCACCGCACCAGATGTGCCCTGCCAGCATGTTGTGCAGGGCAGCATCCCCCGAAACGAGGACCACAGGCCGCTCCGACGAACGCGATCAGGCGGTATCCCAGGTCAGCAGCAGACGGGTGGGATTGCGCAGGAAAAAGCTCGGCACAAACTCCGGCGTAAAGTTCGGGGCAAGGCGCAGGTTCGGCAGGCGATCGAGCAAGGTTTCAAGGGCGATTCGGAGCTCCAGGCGGGCCAGCGACGCCCCCAGGCAGAAGTGAACACCCCAGCCAAAGCCCAGATGCCGCTTGAGATTGTCGCGCTCGATGTCGAAGCGCTCAGGATCGGGAAACACCGTCTCGTCATGGTTCGCCGAGGCGTACATGGCGTGTAGCCGCGCCCCTGCCGGAAGCTGCACGCCGCCAAGCTCCACCGGCTCGGTAGTGGTGCGCGGCTCGCCCTGCACCGGCGACGTTATCCGCACGCCCTCCTCGATCGCCGCTGGCAGCAGGCTGCGATCCGCGTGCAGCGCCCGCCACTGATCGGGATCGTTGAGCAGGAGATAGACCATCTGCGCGATCACGCTGCTGGTTGTCTCGTGGCCCGCAAAGAACAGCACCAGTATGTTGACAATGATCTCGGCATTCGTCAGCGGCGTCAGGCCCTCGACGCGCGCCTCAACCAGCGCGGTGGTCAGATCATCGCGAGGATTCGCCCGTCGATCCGCGATCATCGCCGCGCAGTAGCGCTGGAACTGAAGATAGTTCTCGGCAAAGACCAACTTCTGCTCCAGCGGAATTTCGGGCGCGTACAGCAGCATCCGGTCGTCGCACCAGCGCTTGAGCATCCGAATGTCGCTCCGGGGAATACCCAGCAGATCGCCGATGACGGTCATCGGCAGCGGATCGGCGAAGTGGCTCACCAGATCGACGTGGCCCTGATCGACAAACTGATCGACCAGCGCGTGCGCCAGCGCATGGATTCTCGGCGCCAGCTCCGCCACACGGCGGGGCGAGAACGCGGCGCTAAATAGAGCGCGAATCCGGTCGTGAGCTGGCGGATCGTTGTTGACCAGGCCGGGCGCTTCAGGATAGCCCGAATCCAGCACCCGCGCCAGCTCAGGAGGCCAGGGCACCATCGGCTTGAGGAAGTCGGCGGACGAGAAGCGCGCGGGATCACGCAAGACCGCGAAAACATCCTCATGGCGCGTGACCAGCCACAGGTTCAGGTACGGAATGTGACAGACTGGCTCCGCGCGGCGCGCCTGCGCATAGAACGGGTAGGGATCGTCGCGCTGCGGCGGAATGAACGGGTTGTAGCTTGCGCCCAGCGCCGCCGGAGGATCAGCGCCGGTCTGCTCGGAGATGGTCGAATCCATACGAGGCCTCCTTGGCTCGCCGCAGATCGTGATCGGCTGCGGCGGTTACAGCACGCTCCCTGTCTCCTCGTCAACTCGCCACGGTTGTCGGCCACGCCGATCGATGATGAGCTCGATGATCTGGCCGCCCGCCTCGGTCAGGGCCTGATCGGCATCGGCCCCGCAGGAAACGACGATCCAGCCGCCGCCAGCGCCGCAGGCTTTGCCGCCAGGCGCGCGCTTTTGACGCGCCGGGCAACATCGCGCATAGTGCGGAGCGCGTTCCAGGTTGCAGGCGCGCCGTTGAGGTAGGCGTGCCGCACGCGCTGGATACTATCGCCCGATCGCCGCGACGTGCCACTGTAGCACAGAACCAGGCACTTTTCCAACTCGTTGATCACGCCGGAGCTAACCGGCAGCGGGCTGCTGATCGGCGGATGCGCGCCGCTGGGCACGGTCCAATGGCATGGCGGCACACAGCGGGATGTCGCCCGTCGCGCTTCGTCGGGTGCTGACTCGTGATCCAGAGGGCTGGTTTGTACCACACGCCTGGCTGTGTACACACCTGAACTACGCTGCGCAACACATCAGCGCATGGTTAGTCATGCGCTGGCACGTCGAAGTCACCTTGCACGACGTGCGGACCCAGCTCGGCGTTGCAACGCAGCGCCAATGGTCGGACTTGGCGATCCTGCGGACGACTCGCGCCGTGTGCGCGCTCCTCTGTAGTGCATGATGGTTCCGCGCTCAATCGACATTTCTGCCCCTCGATTGTTCACGACGGCCCGATAAAAGGTGGGATTATTCAGGAGGGTGTGGGTCCGCACGCGGTGTGAAGGTCCACCCGTTCCGTTTCGCCGCCCGCACAATCAGATCAATAACCACCTGCGATCCCCGCTGC is a window of Herpetosiphonaceae bacterium DNA encoding:
- a CDS encoding cytochrome P450, which encodes MDSTISEQTGADPPAALGASYNPFIPPQRDDPYPFYAQARRAEPVCHIPYLNLWLVTRHEDVFAVLRDPARFSSADFLKPMVPWPPELARVLDSGYPEAPGLVNNDPPAHDRIRALFSAAFSPRRVAELAPRIHALAHALVDQFVDQGHVDLVSHFADPLPMTVIGDLLGIPRSDIRMLKRWCDDRMLLYAPEIPLEQKLVFAENYLQFQRYCAAMIADRRANPRDDLTTALVEARVEGLTPLTNAEIIVNILVLFFAGHETTSSVIAQMVYLLLNDPDQWRALHADRSLLPAAIEEGVRITSPVQGEPRTTTEPVELGGVQLPAGARLHAMYASANHDETVFPDPERFDIERDNLKRHLGFGWGVHFCLGASLARLELRIALETLLDRLPNLRLAPNFTPEFVPSFFLRNPTRLLLTWDTA